The genomic interval CTGGACCTGTCTCACGTCTGGGATGGGCGCTCGCCACCGAAGCTGTCGGTGAGCCTGAACCGCTCCCCCGTGCCAGGGCCCGACGTGGTGTTCTCCGCGGCGGCGTATGCGTGGAACGTGCCCTCGGTGGAGCGCGCGGGGCCGCTCGATGAAGAGGGCGGAGGCCCAGGCCTGACGTTGCTGGTGCGGGTGGATGGCGACGCGTTCACCGTGAGCGCCGACACCAGCGGGGATGCGCTGCACCGCCGGGGCTACCGCCAGGAAGTGAGCCGCGCGCCCCTGCGTGAGACGCTGGCGGCGGGCATCCTCCGGCTGGCCGGCTACGACGGCACGCAGCCCCTGGTGGACCCGATGTGCGGCTCGGGCACCTTCCTGGTGGAGGCCGCGTGGATGGCCATGCGCCGGGCGCCAGGACTGCTGCGCGCCTTCGCCTTCGAGTCCTTCCCCTCCTTCGATGCCCAGGCCTGGGCCGGGCGCAAGGCGCGCGCGGAGGCGGACGCGCTGCCCGCGCCAGGAGCGGCGATTCACGGCTACGACATCAACGCGGGCTCGCTGGGAACGGCGCGGCGCAATGCCCGGCGCGCGGGGGTGACACTCGCGTTGGAGCGGCAGGACGCGCGGACGCTGAAGGCGCCCGTGAAAGGCCCGGGGTTGGTGGTTGTGAATCCGCCCTATGGCAAGCGCGTGGGCGAAGCCGAAGACCTGCCCGCGCTGTACCGGGCCCTGGGGAACACGCTGCGCCAGGGCTTCGCGGGGTGGCGCGCGGCAGTCATCCTTCCGGATGAGGCGGCGCTGGTGAAGGCGCTGGGACTGACGGGTGCGCGAAGCCTTCCGGTGAAGAACGGCGGGCTCAAGTGCCGACTGCTGCTGTCGGGGCTGGATGTGACGTGAGGCCCATGTAATGCGTTCGAGGTCATCCGCTACAGCAAGGCCCCTGGATACGCCGATGCGCGCCGGCTTCGCGTCCGAG from Myxococcus xanthus carries:
- a CDS encoding THUMP domain-containing class I SAM-dependent RNA methyltransferase, producing the protein MDAPVTRARTDEQLFVSTLPGLEPALEAEASALGWKPRRVDGGVELEGPAGLHQDANLRLRCASRVLLRLGHFRAGDSDTLSDRLAELDLSHVWDGRSPPKLSVSLNRSPVPGPDVVFSAAAYAWNVPSVERAGPLDEEGGGPGLTLLVRVDGDAFTVSADTSGDALHRRGYRQEVSRAPLRETLAAGILRLAGYDGTQPLVDPMCGSGTFLVEAAWMAMRRAPGLLRAFAFESFPSFDAQAWAGRKARAEADALPAPGAAIHGYDINAGSLGTARRNARRAGVTLALERQDARTLKAPVKGPGLVVVNPPYGKRVGEAEDLPALYRALGNTLRQGFAGWRAAVILPDEAALVKALGLTGARSLPVKNGGLKCRLLLSGLDVT